The Aerococcaceae bacterium DSM 111021 DNA segment TATCTTGTTGCTCAAAGTGTTGTAAAAATTTCACAAAAACACTTCAAAAATCAAGCGGATGTCTTAGGTAAGATGAACGGATTTGTTCAAGAGAACTTTACTGGGTTCAACATTATTCGTTTATATGGACGTGAAGATAGTTCAGTCGCTGAATTCCGTTCGATTACAGAAGATTTAGCAGATATTGGATTTAAAGCAAGCTTCTTATCAAGTTTAATGATGCCTTTAGTATCGGTAGTATCTCACTTAGCTTACTTAATCGTAGCTGTGGTCGGTGGTATGTTTGCGATAGCTGGACGATTAACTGTTGGTAACTTACAAGCCTTTACTCAATATGTATGGCAGATTAACCAACCAATCCAAATGGTGACACAAATTACTGGCCTGCTGCAAGCAGCGGTTGCTGCTACACAACGTATTTGGGAAGTATTAGATCAAGAGGAAGAATTGAATGAAGTAACGGAAGAACTCCCTTCACCTGTCACAGGACAAGTTACTTTCGATGATGTATCTTTCCAATACACACCAACTAAACCATTAATTAGAGATTTCTCTGTTAAAGTGAAACCGGGTGAAACGATTGCGATAGTTGGTCCAACGGGTGCAGGTAAGACAACGATGATTAACTTACTGATGCGCTTTTATGATGTGGATAAAGGCTCAATCAGACTTGATGGTATGGATAACCGAGCGGTTTCAAGACAAAAATATCGTGAACAGTTCGGGATGGTATTACAAGATGCTTGGTTGTTCGAAGGAACAATTAAAGAAAACTTACGTTTCGGTAATCTAGGTGCGACAGATGAACAGATTGTTGAAGCTGCCAAAGCTGCTAACGTGGATCACTTTATCCGTACGTTACCGGGTGGTTATGACAGTAGAATGAATCAAGAGTCTAATAATATTTCTCTAGGTCAAAAACAATTGTTAACGATCGCTCGTGCTTTGCTATCAGATCCTAAAATTCTTATTCTGGACGAAGCAACAAGTTCTGTTGATACACGTCTAGAGCAATTAATTCAAAAAGCGATGGAACGATTAATGGAAGGGCGAACAAGTTTCGTTATTGCCCATCGTCTATCAACCATTCAAGATGCAGACCGTATCTTAGTTATGAAAGACGGCCAAATTATTGAGCATGGTAATCATGAACAATTGTTAGAACAAAAAGGCTTCTACTTTGACTTATACCAAAGTCAATTTAATGCTTAATCTATGAAGATTGAATGTAACCTTTCATTTAATGCTAATTTCGTTTACAATATTAGCAATAGTTCATGGAAAGTGACATTGAATACTGTAAACACACAGTCACTCATCAGTGCAATCTGAGGTACTGTGTGTTTTTATTTTGGAGGAATATGAATGCGTATTGGATATCAAGGTGTTGCCGGTTCTTATAGCGAGGCAACTTTACAAGATTATATAAAGACATTAGGTGAGACCACTTGGGAATCGGTTCCTGTACCTTACGGGAATTTTAAAGCGGTTGTGAATGATCTATTAGATGATAAGTTGGACTTAATTGTCGTTCCGGTCGAAAATTCGACCACCGGAATTATCGCACGCGTTACTGATTTATTGCGTTATAAGCCTTTGATGGTGATTGCAGAGGCTTACCAACCGGTTCGCCATACTTTATGGGGAGTGGAAGGTAGTCGCTTAGAAGACATCCAGGCGGTTTATTCACATCCGGAAGCCTTATCGCAGTGTCAGGTATTCTTTAATTCGTATCCGCTGATTGAAAGCAAGGTATACGAAGATACAGCTAAAGCTGCTTCCTATATTCAGGCATTGAATCGACCTGATATTGCTGCAATCGCAAGCCCACGAGCAGGGGAGTTACATCATTTAGTTCCACTGATGGAGAATGTGCAAGACGAGTCGACGAATACGACACGCTTTTATGTCATAGAAAAGATTCAAGAAAAGGAATATACTGGATCTTGCTTGAGTCTGTATGTTGAGACACGCCACGAATCGGGCGCGTTATCTAAGTTACTTCAAGTGTTTGATATTTTTAATTGTAATTTACAAAACTTGAACGCAAGACCGATTGAGAATCAGCCATTTACGTATGGTTTCTTTATTGAAGTATCCATAAAAGATATGACAACACCTTTGAATATTTTGATTCAAACGTTAGACCAAGTGTCAGAGTATCTTCAAATATTGGGGCAGTTTAATCAAGTTTCAAAAAGTATCTATCTAGAAGTTTAGTCATGCGGTTGGTTAAGGAAGGGGATAAATATGCAAAAGATTGCGATTGTTGGTTTAGGTGTCATCGGAGGTTCCTTTGCGAAAGCGTTTAAAGCTTCGGACAGTTCGAATTATTATGTGATGGGGATTGATAAAAACCAAGTGACACTCGACCAAGCGATGGAAGCTGGTGTGATTGCTGAAGGTGAAGTTGAGAATGAAACGATTCTACAACGT contains these protein-coding regions:
- a CDS encoding ABC transporter ATP-binding protein, translated to MKEIKTFGNLWKYLKNYNKQLILALILLIINVLMTVIEPFILGLAITEITQNVVDIARGVEGAGINYEYIMTILIVYVIRGFIVQGTNYGSNVFITIAVQNTTRDLRDDIIRKIHRLPVAYFDRNQFGDILGRITSDVETVSNSLQQGIIQVTTAFFSIIFVTIMMLTLNWQLALVVFMSMPVSYLVAQSVVKISQKHFKNQADVLGKMNGFVQENFTGFNIIRLYGREDSSVAEFRSITEDLADIGFKASFLSSLMMPLVSVVSHLAYLIVAVVGGMFAIAGRLTVGNLQAFTQYVWQINQPIQMVTQITGLLQAAVAATQRIWEVLDQEEELNEVTEELPSPVTGQVTFDDVSFQYTPTKPLIRDFSVKVKPGETIAIVGPTGAGKTTMINLLMRFYDVDKGSIRLDGMDNRAVSRQKYREQFGMVLQDAWLFEGTIKENLRFGNLGATDEQIVEAAKAANVDHFIRTLPGGYDSRMNQESNNISLGQKQLLTIARALLSDPKILILDEATSSVDTRLEQLIQKAMERLMEGRTSFVIAHRLSTIQDADRILVMKDGQIIEHGNHEQLLEQKGFYFDLYQSQFNA
- a CDS encoding prephenate dehydratase gives rise to the protein MRIGYQGVAGSYSEATLQDYIKTLGETTWESVPVPYGNFKAVVNDLLDDKLDLIVVPVENSTTGIIARVTDLLRYKPLMVIAEAYQPVRHTLWGVEGSRLEDIQAVYSHPEALSQCQVFFNSYPLIESKVYEDTAKAASYIQALNRPDIAAIASPRAGELHHLVPLMENVQDESTNTTRFYVIEKIQEKEYTGSCLSLYVETRHESGALSKLLQVFDIFNCNLQNLNARPIENQPFTYGFFIEVSIKDMTTPLNILIQTLDQVSEYLQILGQFNQVSKSIYLEV